In a single window of the Acetivibrio clariflavus DSM 19732 genome:
- a CDS encoding CYTH domain-containing protein: MGKEVERKFLVKDSSYKNLCSGKLFKQGYLLSNLDKTVRVRLIDNKGFITIKSKISDLARDEFEYEIPFTDAEEILQKICEKPIIEKTRYTYNYKGHTWEIDEFHGENEGLIVAEIELEDENESFEMPEWIGEEVTFDSRYINSYLVKNPYKNWNK, from the coding sequence ATGGGAAAAGAAGTAGAAAGAAAATTTCTTGTAAAAGACAGTTCATATAAAAATCTATGCAGCGGTAAATTATTCAAACAGGGCTATCTTTTAAGTAATCTCGATAAAACTGTCAGAGTTCGATTAATAGATAACAAAGGTTTTATTACAATAAAAAGCAAAATCAGCGACCTTGCACGGGATGAGTTTGAATATGAAATTCCTTTCACAGATGCTGAAGAAATACTCCAAAAAATATGTGAAAAGCCGATTATCGAAAAAACCAGATACACATACAATTATAAAGGACACACCTGGGAAATTGATGAATTTCATGGTGAAAACGAAGGGCTGATTGTAGCAGAAATTGAACTGGAAGATGAAAATGAAAGCTTTGAAATGCCGGAATGGATTGGTGAAGAAGTTACATTCGACAGTAGGTACATCAATTCCTACTTAGTGAAAAATCCATATAAAAACTGGAATAAATAA